One stretch of Nicotiana tabacum cultivar K326 chromosome 18, ASM71507v2, whole genome shotgun sequence DNA includes these proteins:
- the LOC107809590 gene encoding uncharacterized protein LOC107809590, producing the protein MLRTDSRYLGLALTIHLFLILQGFLYNLFLAPESIQFEDFVKQIFELIELDSEKFEIVIWFNINLGTSKGILVSKDLDLHTCIELLKTHSLFKSCRFIVDISERVFASTSNEHANTKTQHDNQERCQQIVDVDMVEAQPLNEEVHQTFDFIQVEGQNIIEIDNEQALAIKGHFEFKVVRSSSTRYSLTCNDDRCRWCVRAFRIKDSTLFKIVKLEKKHDCSVNTRKADQRHATSKLISGYIIDNLRDPRFEVTPAFVMAEMQKLHGLDIGYHKAWRAIQHASALIRGSPEENYELLCSYLYMMTSKNPGTYTNINIDDNNRFLYMFYAYGSSIAGWNHCRPVDATFLKSKYRGVLIISVSKDANNQIFPLAFVIAESENNNSYEWYFSQLRNAIGSRENLIFLSDRHQAIANDIVKVYPESHHGICIYHLEQNLKRRKVKSEVIKLFQSDARVYKHKEFDIYMSDIANVDKKTYDYLMEEPPERWARSCSPQRRYDMLTTNIVESMNSVLLEERELPILRMMDFIQVKLQHWFYERRNKAEGTFYDVSCWVEEELKNRIDLAFTLNESWLKTYERQIHPVGHTDSWIVPESVKSQIIKPPDFKVPPGRRQKKRHIPATEPSKIKFKCGRCRRIGHNRTACIYSPALHPFSRKHREE; encoded by the exons atgttaaggacagacagtcgtTATCTTGGTCTTGCACTTACAATACACTTGTTCTTAATTCTACAAGGATTTCTTTATAAC CTTTTCCTAGCACCTGAGTCAATTCAGTTTGAAGATTTCGTTAAACAAATTTTTGAGCTTATTGAATTGGAtagtgaaaagtttgaaatagtGATATGGTTTAATATTAACCTTGGAACAAGCAAAGGAATTCTTGTATCCAAAGATTTAGATCTTCACACATGTATAGAGTTGCTAAAAACTCATTCACTCTTCAAGAGCTGTCGTTTCATAGTTGATATTTCGGAAAGAGTTTTTGCATCAACAAGCAATGAACATGCCAACACAAAAACTCAACATGACAATCAAGAGCGATGCCAACAGATAGTTGACGTAGATATGGTTGAAGCTCAACCATTAAATGAAGAGGTGCATCAAACATTTGAttttattcaagtagaaggacaaAACATTATAGAGATTGACAACGAACAAGCTTTGG CAATCAAAGGACATTTTGAATTCAAAGTTGTTAGATCAAGCTCAACAAGATATTCGTTGACATGCAATGATGATAGGTGTCGTTGGTGTGTGCGtgctttcagaattaaagacTCAACATTATTCAAGATAGTAAAGCTTGAGAAAAAGCATGACTGCTCTGTTAACACTAGGAAAGCAGATCAAAGGCATGCTACTTCAAAGTTGATTAGTGGTTACATTATCGATAATCTTCGGGACCCAAGATTTGAAGTTACACCAGCTTTTGTCATGGCAGAGATGCAAAAATTGCATGGACTAGACATTGGATATCACAAGGCGTGGCGTGCTATTCAACATGCTTCCGCTTTAATAAGAGGAAGTCCCGAAGAAAATTATGAATTATTGTgttcatacttgtatatgatGACAAGTAAAAACCCGGGAACTTATACTAACATAAATATAGACGACAACAACAG gtttctttatatgttttacGCATATGGATCATCGATAGCTGGTTGGAATCATTGTAGACCAGTTGATGCGACTTTTTTGAAGTCAAAATATCGTGGTGTTTTAATTATTTCAGTTTCAAAAGATGCAAATAACCAAATTTTCCCATTAGCCTTTGTAATAGCAGAATCTGAAAACAACAATTCCTATGAGTGGTACTTTAGTCAGCTTCGCAATGCAATTGGGAGCCGTgagaatttgatttttttatcaGACAGGCATCAAGCTATTGCAAATGACATTGTAAAGGTATATCCTGAAAGCCATCATGGGATTTGCATCTATCATTTGGAGCAGAACCTAAAGCGAAGAAAGGTGAAAAGTGAGGTCATAAAACTTTTCCAAAGTGATGCAAGAGTATACAAGCATAAAGAATTTGACATATACATGTCAGATATTGCAAATGTAGATAAGAAAACTTATGACTACTTGATGGAAGAACCACCGGAAAGATGGGCACGTTCGTGTAGTCCACAACGAAGAtatgacatgctcacaacaaaTATAGTTGAATCGATGAATTCAGTGCTATTAGAAGAAAGGGAGCTGCCTATACTAAGAATGATGGATTTCATTCAAGTGAAGCTACAACATTGgttttatgaaagaagaaataaagcaGAAGGAACATTTTATGATGTTTCTTGTTGGGTAGAGGAGGAATTGAAGAACAGAATAGATTTAGCATTTACTTTGAAC GAATCTTGGCTGAAAACATATGAAAGACAAATACATCCTGTAGGACATACTGATTCTTGGATTGTACCAGAGAGTGTTAAGTCACAAATTATTAAACCTCCAGATTTCAAAGTGCCACCAGGTAGAAGGCAAAAGAAAAGGCATATTCCTGCTACCGAGCcatcaaaaataaaattcaaatgtgGTCGTTGCAGAAGAATTGGTCATAATAGAACAGCTTGTATATATTCTCCGGCACTCCATCCATTTTCAAGAAAGCATAGAGAAGAGTAG